A single region of the Glycine max cultivar Williams 82 chromosome 20, Glycine_max_v4.0, whole genome shotgun sequence genome encodes:
- the LOC100786504 gene encoding putative fructose-bisphosphate aldolase 3, chloroplastic, with amino-acid sequence MAMASAKLNTLSSQWIAHNSFSPRRGSSSRRVSLPIRASSYQHELVQTAKSIASPGRGILAIDESNATCGKRLASIGLDNTEVNRQAYRQLLLTTPGLGEYISGAILFEETLYQSTTDGNKFVDCLRDQNIVPGIKVDKGLVPLPGSNNESWCQGLDGLASRSAEYYKQGARFAKWRTVVSIPCGPSALAVKEAAWGLARYAAISQDNGLVPIVEPEILLDGDHPIERTLEVAEKVWSEVFFYLAENNVLFEGILLKPSMVTPGAEHKEKASPETIAKYTLTMLRRRVPPAVPGIMFLSGGQSEVEATLNLNAMNQSPNPWHVSFSYARALQNTVLKTWQGHPENVEAAQKSLLVRAKANSLAQLGRYSAEGESEEAKKGMFVKGYTY; translated from the exons ATGGCCATGGCGTCTGCAAAGCTCAACACCTTGTCTTCCCAGTGGATCGCCCACAATTCCTTCTCTCCTCGCCGTGGATCCTCTTCTCGCCGAGTCTCTCTTCCGATCCGCGCTTCTTCTTACCAACACGAACTCGTCCAAACCGCC AAATCTATTGCATCTCCCGGTCGTGGAATTCTTGCAATTGATGAATCAAATGCCACATGTGGGAAGCGTTTAGCATCCATTGGATTGGACAATACTGAGGTGAATCGCCAGGCCTATAGGCAACTTCTGCTCACCACACCTGGCCTTGGTGAATACATCTCTGGTGCAATTCTTTTTGAAGAAACCCTTTACCAGTCGACAACAGATGGAAATAAATTTGTGGATTGCCTCCGCGATCAGAACATTGTGCCCGGCATCAAAGTTGATAAG GGTCTGGTCCCTCTGCCAGGGTCAAACAATGAGTCTTGGTGCCAAGGGCTGGATGGGTTGGCTTCTAGGTCTGCTGAATACTACAAGCAAGGTGCTCGATTTGCCAAGTG GAGGACAGTTGTTAGCATTCCATGTGGTCCTTCTGCATTAGCTGTCAAGGAAGCAGCGTGGGGGCTTGCACGTTATGCTGCTATCTCTCAG GACAATGGTCTTGTGCCAATCGTAGAGCCTGAAATTCTTCTTGATGGAGACCACCCAATTGAGAGGACGCTGGAAGTGGCCGAGAAGGTCTGGTCAGAAGTCTTCTTCTATTTGGCTGAAAACAATGTCCTTTTTGAGGGAATTTTGCTCAAACCCAGCATGGTTACACCTGGGGCTGAACACAAGGAAAAGGCTTCTCCAGAAACCATTGCCAAATATACTCTAACCATGCTTAGAAGAAGAGTTCCTCCTGCTGTCCCTGGAATCATG TTTTTGTCTGGTGGACAATCCGAAGTGGAAGCAACACTAAATCTAAATGCCATGAACCAAAGTCCCAACCCATGGCATGTTTCTTTCTCATATGCACGGGCTCTTCAGAACACTGTGCTTAAGACATGGCAAGGACACCCTGAGAATGTGGAAGCTGCTCAAAAGTCCCTTTTGGTGCGTGCTAAAGCAAACTCCTTGGCTCAACTTGGAAGATACTCTGCTGAGGGTGAGAGTGAAGAGGCCAAGAAGGGAATGTTTGTCAAGGGCTATACCTACTAA